In Scleropages formosus chromosome 20, fSclFor1.1, whole genome shotgun sequence, a single window of DNA contains:
- the LOC108923945 gene encoding E3 ubiquitin-protein ligase TRIM56-like isoform X2 codes for MYTSEKCDAVRRPASRCWTESDFSSCRREPAIPRKTKLRQRHNAERGRRRREDDAGRERESSASSPFFSSEDTSLMASQLSDKIKEDFLECKICFEVYQTPRTLSCLHSFCEPCLRQLLDKEKGTVTCPDCRTVSDLQGNVQNAKASFFINSLLDLFHSKTTKETVCSVCLALGKNNVSASSRCLDCADFLCSSCAQSHCLSKLTLDHGVVSLTDYIAGCHDEEARLKLERRCQSHGEPLRFYCDTCAVAICRDCRMLEHFSHQVQSLVQAATARKPQLEQLISSLDGNIESLSQKEKEVDSAIQELREAHAVVEDQISGHLSAIIEQLFAQKEAFTKDLALSVEEQQQKYLSIKEDLQRLVSSAQNTRDFSSQVLQKGKDCEILDLEGTIQGQIERLQKVSVPEIANKIPVLGVNEGSDIDWSFSKMFKLSFGTSSLSTTDPKAFDTDADTETKVLTQTSAETVPPQPAVPPASQLCEPQPQKTFHSPVEQQLLNPPTVFSLIRTIAVDDACNPLEENITGMSLFPSRDIVIADNANFVIKRVVRNGDIRKTIYTAHRGWNNLDPFSIAVCDDSIFFTSGCRLYRIPDEDDDDFIQVCNLRGSHQEYSITAYKDEYIAVSEGTNCSLSLYSPEGVLVDRVSPPSSDGKFVFVAVNSKEEFIVSDTKRKCVLLISRNGNILNTCSLSNFNPTSVCVDKYDNIYVVDGKKIFLLTPSGVFLRQLFHFKSYTPKLITCDQYGHLIVANRVGTIRIYKETFLF; via the exons ATGTATACTAGTGAGAAGTGTGACGCCGTAAG GAGGCCTGCGAGTCGATGCTGGACAGAATCCGACTTCAGTTCCTGTCGACGAGAACCCGCCATTCCGAGGAAAACGAAACTTAGACAAAGGCACAACGCCGAGCGCGGGAGACGGCGGCGCGAGGACGACGCGGGGCGCGAGAGAGAATCTTCGGCAAGTTCACCTTTCTTTTCCTCAGAG GATACCAGCCTTATGGCTTCTCAACTCTCagataaaataaaagaagattTTCTGGAGTGCAAGATCTGTTTTGAGGTGTACCAGACACCTCGCACCCTGAGCTGTCTTCACTCGTTCTGCGAGCCATGTCTTCGGCAGTTGCTCGACAAGGAGAAAGGAACTGTGACCTGTCCCGACTGCCGGACGGTCAGTGACCTTCAGGGCAACGTCCAAAATGCCAAAGCCAGCTTCTTTATCAACAGCCTCCTAGACCTGTTCCATTCCAAAACCACCAAAGAGACAGTCTGTTCTGTGTGCCTGGCCTTGGGAAAGAATAACGTGTCCGCCTCATCCCGGTGTCTAGACTGTGCCGATTTCCTGTGCTCATCCTGCGCCCAAAGCCACTGTCTCTCCAAGCTCACTCTGGACCATGGGGTGGTGAGTCTTACCGATTACATTGCGGGGTGCCACGATGAAGAGGCCAGACTCAAGCTGGAGCGGCGCTGTCAGAGTCACGGCGAGCCGCTAAGGTTCTACTGCGACACGTGTGCAGTCGCCATCTGCAGAGACTGTCGCATGCTGGAGCACTTCTCTCACCAGGTACAATCCTTGGTTCAAGCTGCTACAGCCAGGAAGCCCCAGTTAGAGCAGCTCATCAGCAGTCTGGATGGCAATATAGAGTCTCTCTCTCaaaaggagaaggaggtggaCTCTGCCATACAGGAGCTGAGGGAAGCGCACGCGGTTGTTGAAGATCAGATTTCCGGACACCTGTCTGCCATCATAGAGCAGCTTTTTGCACAAAAGGAAGCGTTCACCAAGGATCTGGCCCTCTCCGTTGAGGAGCAACAGCAGAAATACCTGTCCATCAAAGAGGACTTGCAGCGTCTGGTCAGCTCTGCGCAGAATACAAGAGACTTCTCCTCACAAGTATTGCAGAAAGGAAAAGACTGTGAGATTCTGGATTTGGAAGGGACTATTCAGGGACAAATTGAGCGACTCCAGAAAGTAAGTGTTCCGGAAATTGCAAACAAAATTCCTGTGTTGGGCGTGAACGAAGGGTCTGACATAGACTGGTCCTTCAGTAAAATGTTCAAGTTGAGTTTTGGCACTTCCAGCTTGTCAACAACTGATCCAAAAGCCTTTGACACTGATGCTGACACTGAGACAAAGGTTTTAACTCAGACATCTGCTGAGACAGTCCCTCCACAACCTGCTGTTCCTCCAGCATCACAGCTGTGTGAGCCACAGCcccaaaaaacatttcatagtCCAGTTGAACAACAGCTCTTGAATCCTCCaactgttttcagtttaatacGTACTATTGCTGTAGATGATGCTTGCAATCCACTTGAGGAAAACATAACTGGAATGAGTTTGTTCCCAAGTCGGGACATTGTCATCGCTGACAACGCCAACTTTGTGATAAAGCGCGTTGTTAGAAATGGAGACATAAGGAAAACAATCTACACTGCACACAGAGGTTGGAATAACCTTGACCCTTTCAGCATTGCAGTCTGTGatgacagcatttttttcacttctggGTGTAGACTGTACAGGATCCCAGATGAAGACGACGACGACTTTATCCAAGTTTGCAATTTGCGTGGGTCCCATCAGGAGTACAGCATCACTGCTTACAAAGACGAATATATAGCTGTAAGCGAAGGAACCAactgctctctgtctctgtatTCACCTGAAGGTGTTTTGGTTGACAGAGTTTCACCCCCTTCTTCTGATGGCAAGTTTGTGTTTGTAGCTGTGAACAGCAAAGAGGAGTTCATTGTTTCTGatactaaaagaaaatgtgttcttcTTATTAGCCGTAATGGAAACATCCTGAACACATGCAGTTTGAGTAATTTTAATCCCACAAGTGTTTGTGTGGACAAGTACGACAACATTTATGTCGTAGATGGCAAGAAGATTTTTCTGCTGACACCATCAGGGGTTTTCTTACGTCAGTTATTCCATTTTAAATCATACACACCAAAGCTAATAACTTGTGACCAATATGGGCATCTCATCGTAGCTAACAGAGTAGGGACAATCAGGAtttacaaagaaacatttttattttaa
- the LOC108923945 gene encoding E3 ubiquitin-protein ligase TRIM56-like isoform X1 translates to MPCIPEILMTGCSRYQGKKSHTRYKGVKQRPASRCWTESDFSSCRREPAIPRKTKLRQRHNAERGRRRREDDAGRERESSASSPFFSSEDTSLMASQLSDKIKEDFLECKICFEVYQTPRTLSCLHSFCEPCLRQLLDKEKGTVTCPDCRTVSDLQGNVQNAKASFFINSLLDLFHSKTTKETVCSVCLALGKNNVSASSRCLDCADFLCSSCAQSHCLSKLTLDHGVVSLTDYIAGCHDEEARLKLERRCQSHGEPLRFYCDTCAVAICRDCRMLEHFSHQVQSLVQAATARKPQLEQLISSLDGNIESLSQKEKEVDSAIQELREAHAVVEDQISGHLSAIIEQLFAQKEAFTKDLALSVEEQQQKYLSIKEDLQRLVSSAQNTRDFSSQVLQKGKDCEILDLEGTIQGQIERLQKVSVPEIANKIPVLGVNEGSDIDWSFSKMFKLSFGTSSLSTTDPKAFDTDADTETKVLTQTSAETVPPQPAVPPASQLCEPQPQKTFHSPVEQQLLNPPTVFSLIRTIAVDDACNPLEENITGMSLFPSRDIVIADNANFVIKRVVRNGDIRKTIYTAHRGWNNLDPFSIAVCDDSIFFTSGCRLYRIPDEDDDDFIQVCNLRGSHQEYSITAYKDEYIAVSEGTNCSLSLYSPEGVLVDRVSPPSSDGKFVFVAVNSKEEFIVSDTKRKCVLLISRNGNILNTCSLSNFNPTSVCVDKYDNIYVVDGKKIFLLTPSGVFLRQLFHFKSYTPKLITCDQYGHLIVANRVGTIRIYKETFLF, encoded by the exons ATGCCCTGCATTCCTGAAATTTTGATGACAGGCTGTTCCAGGTACCAAGGAAAGAAAAGCCATACAAGATATAAAGGAGTAAAACA GAGGCCTGCGAGTCGATGCTGGACAGAATCCGACTTCAGTTCCTGTCGACGAGAACCCGCCATTCCGAGGAAAACGAAACTTAGACAAAGGCACAACGCCGAGCGCGGGAGACGGCGGCGCGAGGACGACGCGGGGCGCGAGAGAGAATCTTCGGCAAGTTCACCTTTCTTTTCCTCAGAG GATACCAGCCTTATGGCTTCTCAACTCTCagataaaataaaagaagattTTCTGGAGTGCAAGATCTGTTTTGAGGTGTACCAGACACCTCGCACCCTGAGCTGTCTTCACTCGTTCTGCGAGCCATGTCTTCGGCAGTTGCTCGACAAGGAGAAAGGAACTGTGACCTGTCCCGACTGCCGGACGGTCAGTGACCTTCAGGGCAACGTCCAAAATGCCAAAGCCAGCTTCTTTATCAACAGCCTCCTAGACCTGTTCCATTCCAAAACCACCAAAGAGACAGTCTGTTCTGTGTGCCTGGCCTTGGGAAAGAATAACGTGTCCGCCTCATCCCGGTGTCTAGACTGTGCCGATTTCCTGTGCTCATCCTGCGCCCAAAGCCACTGTCTCTCCAAGCTCACTCTGGACCATGGGGTGGTGAGTCTTACCGATTACATTGCGGGGTGCCACGATGAAGAGGCCAGACTCAAGCTGGAGCGGCGCTGTCAGAGTCACGGCGAGCCGCTAAGGTTCTACTGCGACACGTGTGCAGTCGCCATCTGCAGAGACTGTCGCATGCTGGAGCACTTCTCTCACCAGGTACAATCCTTGGTTCAAGCTGCTACAGCCAGGAAGCCCCAGTTAGAGCAGCTCATCAGCAGTCTGGATGGCAATATAGAGTCTCTCTCTCaaaaggagaaggaggtggaCTCTGCCATACAGGAGCTGAGGGAAGCGCACGCGGTTGTTGAAGATCAGATTTCCGGACACCTGTCTGCCATCATAGAGCAGCTTTTTGCACAAAAGGAAGCGTTCACCAAGGATCTGGCCCTCTCCGTTGAGGAGCAACAGCAGAAATACCTGTCCATCAAAGAGGACTTGCAGCGTCTGGTCAGCTCTGCGCAGAATACAAGAGACTTCTCCTCACAAGTATTGCAGAAAGGAAAAGACTGTGAGATTCTGGATTTGGAAGGGACTATTCAGGGACAAATTGAGCGACTCCAGAAAGTAAGTGTTCCGGAAATTGCAAACAAAATTCCTGTGTTGGGCGTGAACGAAGGGTCTGACATAGACTGGTCCTTCAGTAAAATGTTCAAGTTGAGTTTTGGCACTTCCAGCTTGTCAACAACTGATCCAAAAGCCTTTGACACTGATGCTGACACTGAGACAAAGGTTTTAACTCAGACATCTGCTGAGACAGTCCCTCCACAACCTGCTGTTCCTCCAGCATCACAGCTGTGTGAGCCACAGCcccaaaaaacatttcatagtCCAGTTGAACAACAGCTCTTGAATCCTCCaactgttttcagtttaatacGTACTATTGCTGTAGATGATGCTTGCAATCCACTTGAGGAAAACATAACTGGAATGAGTTTGTTCCCAAGTCGGGACATTGTCATCGCTGACAACGCCAACTTTGTGATAAAGCGCGTTGTTAGAAATGGAGACATAAGGAAAACAATCTACACTGCACACAGAGGTTGGAATAACCTTGACCCTTTCAGCATTGCAGTCTGTGatgacagcatttttttcacttctggGTGTAGACTGTACAGGATCCCAGATGAAGACGACGACGACTTTATCCAAGTTTGCAATTTGCGTGGGTCCCATCAGGAGTACAGCATCACTGCTTACAAAGACGAATATATAGCTGTAAGCGAAGGAACCAactgctctctgtctctgtatTCACCTGAAGGTGTTTTGGTTGACAGAGTTTCACCCCCTTCTTCTGATGGCAAGTTTGTGTTTGTAGCTGTGAACAGCAAAGAGGAGTTCATTGTTTCTGatactaaaagaaaatgtgttcttcTTATTAGCCGTAATGGAAACATCCTGAACACATGCAGTTTGAGTAATTTTAATCCCACAAGTGTTTGTGTGGACAAGTACGACAACATTTATGTCGTAGATGGCAAGAAGATTTTTCTGCTGACACCATCAGGGGTTTTCTTACGTCAGTTATTCCATTTTAAATCATACACACCAAAGCTAATAACTTGTGACCAATATGGGCATCTCATCGTAGCTAACAGAGTAGGGACAATCAGGAtttacaaagaaacatttttattttaa